The sequence attaaacacttttttttggttactacatgattccatatgtgttatttcagagttttgatgtcttcgctattattctacaatgtagaaaatagtaaaaataaagaaacccttgaatgagaaggtgtccaaacttttgactggtatattGTGTATGTATGTTATTTCCAATTTAGGGTATTGCATTTTCTAACCTTTCTGTATTTTGTTTTCCAACAGGAAGGCCCTCCTCTTGCTCAAAAAGAAGAGATACCAGGACCAGCTTCTAGACAAGACGGAAAACCAGATTAGCAACCTGGAGCGTATGGTAAATAGTTGAATTTTTTTTCAAACATTCACTCTCACACCACCAGGAATAGTATAACATTGTAATTTATTCATTACTTTAACATGGGATGTATTGCACCGTAGCAAAAaaggttttgcaacagaaaatgttCACTCTAAACAGAAAACGCTTTGCAACAAAAACAATCATTTTTTTTTAGATACGTCCCCCTGTTTGCTTCCATTTGATTCCTAGTGAATACCCACCTGTACTTAACTAATGCTTTCTGATCTTGTTTTCTTTAGTGTCAAGACATTGAGTTTGCCCAGATTGAGATGAAAGTCATTGAAGGCCTTAAAGTTGGAAACGATTGCCTGAAGTCATTGCATGAGGTATGTGAGGGTATCAGAGATATGTTTGTTCTCTGCAACTTCCCTATGACATAGATGGGtagcatactgtatgtgtttttccGTGAGATAAATGGGTTGCTTAGGGCGTTTTCACACATGGATTTCGGTACCCCCGTTCGGTTTCTTGGCCCGTTTGTGCGAATTCTACAGAATAAGTTTAGCTTTCACAACACCTGAAAATAACCGTTTCAGGGTGCGACTTGTCAGACACACCTTCTACAGGACGTTAGCGCACTAGCTTGCTGGTAACAGGCACAAAGTTTCACTTGTATTGCGCTGCTGACTCTTAATACCTGGTACTCCTGTCCTGGATGTTGGACCTGCTACTCGTGCAGTTAGTTTCAGCCAGGGTTAGTTTCAGCCAGGGTTTGTTTGCAGTATAGTGTGGATCAGGCTACTAAATGCTCCAGAATCCGCATCATACAGGGGATATGTGAAAGCGCCCTTAGTTACCTTCATTGCATCTGCAGTCCAAATAGCATTCCACATGAATAATCCATGTTCTTTCGTATTAGGCGATGTCCATCGAGGATGTGGAGAGAATTATGGATGAGACCCAAGAAGCCATTGAATACCAGAGGGTAAGGTCCCCACTTTCTTTTTACAGAGGCGTTACTATCTTATTGAAATTACTGTATTTTGTTGATATTTATTTGTACCTTTTTTATCTCCCTTCAGGAAATAGATGAGATGCTGGCAGGTTCCCTGACACAGGAGGATGAAGATGCTGTACTGGCTGAACTGGAGGCCATCACTCAGGTCAGTCTGAATTACTCAACAACACTGGCTGGCAAGGCAGAAACCATCTCATCATGAGACTGTCAACCTGGACAGTATCTCTCTATCAATAGAATGTTCTATTTCATACAAATGGAAGGTTCTATTTTGTAGACTGGAACGTACATTTCTCTGCTCAAGtccctcccccatttctcccAGTGTCGCTCTTTCTTATTATTCCTTTCTCTAAAACCTTGATTTGGTTTTGTATGTGTAGGGAGACCTTGACCTGCCAGAGGTACCTGATGAGTCCCTGCCTGAAGTCCCAGAGGCAGCTGAGGAAGAACCAGAGCAAGGTCAAGGTTAGACTCCTCAGACATGTCAACATGCTGAATTACAATGAGGGTTAATTTCACGTTGAAAATGTGTTCAGCAGATTTGGATTCCGATTTAGGTTGAATACTCCACCAGTTGTAATAGACTACGCGATAACAGAGTCATTCTGAGTCTGTCTGGTTGTCTTTATTTCAGAGAGACCGAGGAAGAAGCAAGAACGGGAGATGTTGGCGGTCTAGAAACATGTTTGTTTGCCAGGGGACTTGGTACGCTGGCCACTATATCCCCCTCGTAGGGGTCTCATGCCCCAAACACACAACCACAGAAAGATTATCTTCACTCACTGGAAGCAGAAGCATCTCTTCCAGTCCCTCACCGTCAAGACTGATGCTCCTGGTGCCCTGCTAATCCTTGGCATTGTGAGCCCCACTATGGCTCTATAGGGCTCCTCTGGACTCAACAACCCCATCACCATGGACGTGGACCTTATTTTTCAGATCATTGCCTGCAGGTTCTTTCCTATTATGTTTAGGGCCTATTTTGATTGTGCCTATTGCTTAAGTCCCTTGAcaggtgtgtttttttttttaatcttctgTGAACAAATTGTGATTAACGGACAAATGAATGCatgttactttatttattttccttcaaCCTTTTGTGACTTAGGCTTATTATCTGACCACAGAACATATCTTTGGGAGGAATAGCCTACATTCATCTTTCAAAGTCATTACTATTGGGACTATTTTCAGAAACTTGACCTGTTTAGATGCCAAATCTTAGTTAAAAATGCCTTGATTCCTGCCAAACTGTCAGGAATGCATTTGGCTTTGATTTCAActtattaatttggggacagaaTCCTTATAACAGCACTGACCTATTTGCTAAAGCAGCCATTTCATGTATATTCTCTTTCTTCCTCACTGTCAACATGTTTAACTAATCTAAAGCTACAGTTCCTTTTGGCCTGGGAATTAGTTTAGTGTCATTGGTGAAAGGAAGGGCTAATCGTATGTCAGTGGGCTTACTTACCTCTGTACCTCACAGACAACACTGGTGTTATCGGATGCCTAGATTTGACTACGATTTCAGTCAAAGACAACCTCAGAGCCTGACGTCCTAGCTATCTATCCAGTGAGTATTATGATATTAGGCCTGTCTTACAATGAGTGTAATATTGGGTTGCTAGCTGCCTGGGTCTGTAATATTTTACTGGCATATCATATAATGATTTTCTTAGAGCATTGGTTAATTATTTCTTTATCTGAAATGGAGGGCCTACATATAAAAAGATAAGCACTACCAACATATTTGATGTAATATGTATATGGACTATCAGACCAGATATGTATTGTATaaaaaatattactgttctctaATCTGTAGTGTCTCTCTGAGACACTCTTGATAATAACTGTGGAGACCATTTGACAGTTACATCATATTGACAAACCTGTGGCGTGTCTATACGAAATCTCTTGTTCTGTAACACTACAAACGTTTTTAAAGGTAGTGTTTGGCCGGTCTGATTTTACTTGGTATGTTATATAAAcaaccactagagggcagcaaATAGCAGTGTTTCTCTTGTTCATAAGCGGTACCTTGGTTAGTGAATGTATTGTGTGGATTGGGGTGCTGTCTCATGTTTTTATGTGTGCTGTGCATGTATATGGGACagtaactaaactcagcaaaaaaaagaaatgtcctctcactttCAACtgggtttattttcagcaaacttaacatgtgtaaatatttgtatgaacatcaGATTCAACAAgttacagacatgtgactaacagaaatggaataatgtgtccctgaacaaaggggggtcaaagtaacagtatctggtgtggccaccagctgcattaagtactgcagtgcatctcctcatggactgcaccagatttgccagttcttgctgtgagatgttgccccactcttccaccaaggcacctgcaagttcccggacatttctgggggcaatggccctcaccctccgatccaacaggtcccagacgtactcaatgggattgagatccgggctcttcgctggccatggcagaacacagagttgagattgcctgcaatgacaacaagctcagaccgatgatgctgtgacacatcaccccagaccatgatggacgctccacctccaaatcgatcccgctccagagtacagtcctcagtgtaacgttcattccttggacgataaacgtgaatctgaccCCTGGTGAGACACAACCACGAcacatcagtgaagagcactttttgccagtcctgtctggtccagcgacggtgggtttgtgcccacgtcgttgccggtgatgtctggagaggacctgccttacaacagtcgtacaagcactcagtccagcctcagcctattgcagacagtctgagatGTGATGGGgggggattgtgcattcctggtgtaacttgggcggTTGTTGTtgacatcctgtacctgtcccgcaggtgtgatgttcggatgtactgatcctgtgcaggtgttacacgtggtctgccactgcgaggacgatcagctgtccgtcctgtctccctgtagcgctgtcttgggcgtctcacagtatggacattgcaatttattgccctggccacatctgcagtcctcatgcctccttgcagcatgcctaaggcacgttcatgcagatgagcaggaaccctgggcatctttcttttggtgtttttcagagtcagtagaaaggcctctttagtgtcctaagttttcatgagtgaccttaattgcctaccgtctgtaagctgttagtgtcttaacgaccgttccacaggtgcatgttaattaatagtttatggttcattgaacaagcatgggaaacagtgtttaaacccttaacaatgaagatctgtgaagttatttggattttttacaaatgatctttgaaagacagggttctgaaaaagggatgtttctttttttgctgagtttgcaTAGTTATGGGGAGAATCATATAAGATCAGCCTTTGGTTATACATTATACTCGCATTCATGTGATGAATTACATGTAACTATAGAGATTATACTAAGGCCCTTTTAAAAAGTTCCATAGTGGGTCACAGAGTATTGTTATACAGCAACCTACATGTGTAAAGATTCCAAGCAACAAGTAAGTGGTAGGTCTCCTTGATGGCCCACATTTTGGGTGAGATCTGTGAAAGTATATTTTCATGGGAAAAGTACTTCATTATGTCGCTGATTGTTCCCATAAAGCCAATGACCGTGTGGGAGACGGAGTGGGTGGGCAAAGGCAGTAAGGGAACCTGAATAGCTGTGCTCTATGATTCATAAAAGGGAGATTTGAACCTGCAAGATGATTACAGGCAGGGAAAATGGAGTGAGTGGGGtgtgtaggaggagaggaggctgttTTCAAGTTCTCCTGAAAAAGCCAGGTCTGCAGAGGAAGGTGCCGTAATGATGATCTGGGGATATGGGaggcagggagtgtgtgtgtgtctgtccacttGCTGCCAATCCATCAGGcagaaagccccccccccctgtgTTCAATTGGTTGTAGTTACCTACAGTTCCTGCTATGCTGCATGTCATTAGGGAGCAATGTTGATTGATGCAGTCCTCTATTTCTTCTCACCTGCTGTCTCAATTGAATAGGAAGCTGTCTCATTGTTGAgatgtttcattctgtccacctggacaaaaggaatacctatgtaagaatcaCAGAAGGTTGGCACCtaaattggggaggatgggctcatggtaatggctggagtggaatcagtggaacggtatccaatacatcaaacatggtttgatgccattccatttgtgcCGTTCCACCCATTATCATGAGCCCTCCTCCCctaagcagcctccactggtaagaatgctgtttgtttactatagctcagcattcaacaccatagtcccatTCAGGgcatcctgagtggcgcagcactctaaagcactgcatcacagtgctagaggcgtcactacagacccgggttgtatcacaaccggccgtgatcgggagtcccaaagggcgcaTACATTTGGCCCAgggtcgtccaggttaggggagggtttggccggggtaggccgtcattgtatataagaatttgttcttaactaactcgCCTAGCTAAAtacaagctcaggaccctgggactgaacatcttcctctgcaactagatccgcCACACTGGccatcaacacaggggcccctcaggggtgtgtgcttggtcccctcctgtactctctgttcacccacgactgtttGGCCTcaaatccaacaccatcatcaagtttgctgccGACAActgtggtaggactgatcaccggCCACGATGAGACAGCGTATAGGGAGTAGGTTAGAGGCCtgccagtgtggtgccaggacaacaaccactccctcaacgtcagcaagacaaaggagctgatcgtggactacaggaaacggaggggcgagcatgcccccatccacatagacggggctgtagtggagcgggttgggagcttcaagttcctcgatgtccacatcactaaggaatgaacatggaccacacacccacaccgttgtaaagagggcacgacaaggcctcttcaggaggctgaaaagatttgacatgggccctcagatccttagAAAGTGCTATAGCTGCACAATTGGGAGCATCTTCActagctgcatcaccgcttggtatggcaaccaCAAGGCACCCAACCACAATCCGCTACAGAGGGTgagtacggtccagtacatcactgaggtagagctccttgccatccaggacctttatacgaGGTAGTGTCAGAGAAGGCCCCCCAAAAATTAAGACTCCAGTttcccaagccatagactgttctctctgctgcaaCATGGCAAGCGggaccagtgcaccaagtctagaaccaacaggaccctgaacagcttctagccccaaggcataagactgctaaacagatcactaaatggccacccggactacctgcattgcCCCTTTTTTTTATACTAGCTCTCTTGCACTGACACTATGCTCTCACACACTGGACTGTACTCACACATTCTTACagtacactgacacacacacaacatgcatactgaccccatacacacacacacacacacactttcacactcaccacatatgctactgtctattatcatCCTGTTGCTTAGTAACTTTATCCCTACGTATGCACTGttcatagctacctcaattaccttgtaccatgcacatcgactcggtactggtactccttgtatagagccatgttatttcctactccctgtgtatagccatgttgttaTTCACTGTATTTTCTCCACATGTCACtttcatttttaaaatgtaatgttatctttaactctgcattgttagtctacacttgtttaagaagcatgtgacaaataacgtgATCTTATTTAATTTTGGAAACCACTTGTGGGCCAACTACACTGCACAAAAATAGAAACGAAACATGCAAGACTTTCACATTTTTTttgtgagttacagttcatataaagaaatgtcaattgaaatacattt comes from Salmo trutta chromosome 18, fSalTru1.1, whole genome shotgun sequence and encodes:
- the chmp6b gene encoding charged multivesicular body protein 6, producing the protein MGNIFGRKRRTRVTEQDRAVLQLKQQRDKLKQYQKRITLQLEKERNLAKQLLKDGKKEKALLLLKKKRYQDQLLDKTENQISNLERMCQDIEFAQIEMKVIEGLKVGNDCLKSLHEAMSIEDVERIMDETQEAIEYQREIDEMLAGSLTQEDEDAVLAELEAITQGDLDLPEVPDESLPEVPEAAEEEPEQGQERPRKKQEREMLAV